The Streptomyces sp. HUAS CB01 genome has a segment encoding these proteins:
- a CDS encoding aKG-HExxH-type peptide beta-hydroxylase gives MSALSPEALVALDGIADHQRQRTNRIASVLGNRLGSSALDYSVTHHLLEGAEHAARARDADRLAWYRRTTVRDLTHLSAGPHIVLTPRPADLLRSEISETAYYLVGPDTSPAPPEALGLVRAALAAATEHGFGSLLTQHAPVVCLLNRRRLDETLHSWALTRLPGTVFTDYTAHPEVLARDLIHEAAHNWLNDALAAHDVSLPADVTFFSPWRETPRPVYGFLHACWAFSLTVLYARQARRSATGAVVSFLEAHVRQQESQFASALDSLAEALSYVSADALRDRVSRAVDKAVGSA, from the coding sequence ATGAGCGCTCTCTCCCCGGAAGCCCTGGTCGCCCTCGACGGTATCGCCGACCACCAGCGCCAACGGACCAACCGCATCGCCTCCGTGCTCGGCAACCGCCTCGGCTCGTCCGCTCTCGACTACTCCGTGACCCACCACCTACTCGAAGGCGCCGAACACGCGGCGCGCGCCCGGGACGCGGACCGCCTCGCCTGGTACCGCCGTACGACGGTGCGAGACCTGACCCACCTGTCGGCCGGCCCGCACATCGTGCTCACCCCGCGCCCCGCGGACCTGCTCCGCTCGGAGATCTCCGAAACCGCGTACTACCTCGTAGGCCCCGACACCAGCCCTGCCCCACCCGAGGCACTTGGCCTCGTTCGTGCCGCCCTCGCCGCCGCGACCGAGCACGGCTTCGGCTCCCTGCTCACCCAGCACGCCCCCGTCGTCTGCCTGCTCAACCGTCGCCGACTCGACGAGACGCTCCACAGCTGGGCCCTCACCCGCCTCCCCGGCACCGTCTTCACCGATTACACCGCCCACCCCGAGGTCCTGGCCCGCGACCTGATCCACGAGGCCGCCCACAACTGGCTCAACGACGCCTTGGCCGCGCACGACGTGAGCCTCCCCGCCGACGTCACCTTCTTCTCCCCCTGGCGGGAAACTCCTCGCCCCGTATACGGCTTCCTTCACGCCTGCTGGGCCTTCTCTCTCACCGTGCTGTACGCACGGCAGGCCCGCCGCAGCGCCACGGGCGCCGTGGTCTCCTTCCTTGAAGCCCACGTGCGCCAGCAGGAGAGCCAGTTCGCCTCCGCACTCGATTCGCTGGCCGAGGCACTCTCATACGTCTCCGCTGACGCACTCCGCGATCGCGTCAGCCGTGCCGTAGACAAGGCCGTCGGATCGGCGTAA
- a CDS encoding deoxyguanosinetriphosphate triphosphohydrolase family protein — MTVELSEFYRQRNREESPAKDPRDRRDAFERDRDRLLYSSAFRRLAGVAQVAAVREQHLLHNRLTHSLKVGQIGRRLAQRLLDENAEFHGGLSLDSRRCLPDIVESAGLAHDIGHPPFGHAVEEVMERRMSAFGGFEGNAQSFRVVTKLAVRAEEYDGLDLTRATLNAILKYPRYVTAVHEGDPPQWHDRTHGEKWGVYRSEKSDFEFARSHPEGGDEPPCGCGQVRSAAAVLMDWADDISYVTHDVYDYFRAGLMPLDALSDREEKFFEYAASNLKWPESQWPDFQAAYGAIKDDMPKTAWGETRADRVQLYKILNKLITRFMNAVEVTSPSTVTVGDKEQRQAEVLKQLTFFHVIERPKLALAQEGQKKIVGKLFDGLLKVYDPKAGRMGSGKWPILLQEFHARLMRECDSGGYLWADEERVSRAVCDYICLLTEDQAVDLYSRMTGLSVSQGSIFGSWFD; from the coding sequence ATGACCGTCGAGCTGTCCGAGTTCTATAGGCAAAGAAACCGCGAGGAATCCCCCGCTAAAGATCCCAGGGATCGGCGTGACGCCTTCGAGCGTGACCGCGATCGACTTCTCTACTCTTCGGCATTCCGACGGCTCGCAGGAGTGGCGCAAGTCGCGGCTGTTCGCGAGCAGCACCTGCTACACAATCGACTCACGCACAGTTTGAAAGTAGGCCAGATAGGTCGACGCCTGGCCCAGCGGCTACTCGATGAGAACGCCGAGTTTCACGGAGGGCTATCCCTGGATAGCAGACGATGCCTCCCCGACATCGTCGAGTCAGCAGGATTGGCTCACGACATCGGGCATCCTCCTTTCGGTCACGCCGTAGAAGAGGTGATGGAAAGGAGAATGTCTGCGTTTGGCGGATTCGAAGGAAACGCACAGTCGTTCCGCGTCGTCACTAAGCTCGCAGTCCGCGCCGAAGAATACGACGGACTCGATCTCACTCGGGCGACCCTTAACGCAATACTAAAGTATCCACGCTACGTGACCGCTGTCCACGAGGGGGATCCCCCGCAGTGGCATGATCGCACTCACGGAGAAAAGTGGGGAGTTTATCGCAGCGAGAAGTCTGATTTCGAATTCGCCCGGAGTCACCCAGAAGGCGGCGACGAGCCCCCGTGCGGCTGCGGCCAGGTACGGAGTGCCGCCGCTGTGCTCATGGACTGGGCGGACGACATCTCCTACGTCACCCACGATGTGTACGACTATTTCCGCGCCGGACTGATGCCGCTCGACGCCCTCAGCGATCGAGAGGAAAAGTTCTTCGAATACGCCGCATCGAACCTGAAATGGCCGGAAAGTCAGTGGCCAGACTTCCAGGCCGCATACGGCGCCATCAAGGATGACATGCCGAAAACGGCCTGGGGCGAGACAAGAGCGGATCGCGTCCAATTGTACAAAATACTGAACAAGCTGATCACGCGCTTCATGAACGCCGTCGAAGTCACCTCCCCCTCCACGGTAACCGTGGGGGATAAGGAGCAGCGTCAAGCAGAGGTCCTAAAGCAACTAACATTCTTTCATGTAATCGAAAGACCGAAGCTCGCCCTTGCCCAAGAAGGGCAGAAGAAGATCGTCGGGAAACTGTTTGACGGGCTGCTGAAGGTCTACGACCCAAAGGCTGGGCGCATGGGTTCAGGAAAGTGGCCAATATTGCTGCAGGAATTCCATGCGCGGCTGATGCGAGAGTGTGACTCAGGTGGATACCTGTGGGCCGACGAAGAAAGGGTCAGTCGTGCGGTGTGTGACTACATTTGCTTGCTAACCGAGGATCAGGCGGTGGACTTGTACTCCCGGATGACAGGACTGAGCGTCTCCCAGGGTTCCATTTTCGGTTCATGGTTCGACTGA
- the istB gene encoding IS21-like element helper ATPase IstB, whose translation MNPTSNALRESLKALRLSGMLETLDARLSQAHGGELGHLDFLQVLCQDEITRRETVAFQRRLQRAKFEQQVTLEEFDFSASSKLPAAQIRDLSALRWLHAGESVILFGPVGVGKTHIAQALGHLAVRQGANVRFAKTSRILAELAGGHADRTWEKRLRELIRPDVLILDDFAMRQMTAPQADDLYELVSERQGRSLIITSNRAPSDWYPLFPNPVVAESLLDRLINTSHQVIMNGPSYRPNKRPRTPADRPEKKPTAK comes from the coding sequence ATGAACCCCACGAGCAACGCTCTGCGCGAGTCACTGAAGGCCCTGCGGCTGTCAGGGATGCTGGAGACCCTGGACGCCCGGCTCTCCCAGGCCCATGGCGGGGAACTGGGCCACCTGGACTTCCTGCAGGTGCTGTGTCAGGACGAGATCACCCGCCGCGAGACCGTCGCCTTCCAACGGCGCCTCCAGCGCGCGAAGTTCGAGCAGCAGGTCACGCTGGAGGAGTTCGACTTCTCGGCGTCCTCCAAGCTGCCCGCGGCCCAGATCCGAGACCTGTCCGCCCTGCGCTGGCTCCATGCCGGCGAGTCGGTGATCTTGTTTGGCCCGGTCGGAGTAGGAAAAACGCATATCGCTCAGGCCCTCGGCCACCTCGCGGTCCGCCAGGGCGCCAACGTCCGCTTCGCCAAGACCAGCCGGATCCTGGCTGAGCTCGCCGGCGGCCACGCGGACCGCACCTGGGAGAAGCGCCTGCGCGAGCTGATCCGGCCCGACGTCCTCATCCTCGACGACTTCGCCATGAGGCAGATGACCGCGCCGCAAGCGGACGACCTCTACGAACTCGTCTCCGAACGCCAGGGACGCTCACTGATCATCACCAGCAACCGAGCGCCCTCGGACTGGTATCCGCTGTTCCCCAATCCGGTCGTCGCCGAGTCTCTGCTGGACCGGCTGATCAACACCAGCCACCAAGTCATCATGAACGGGCCCAGCTACCGGCCCAACAAGCGGCCCCGCACCCCAGCGGACAGACCCGAGAAGAAGCCCACAGCAAAGTAG
- the istA gene encoding IS21 family transposase: MVDITEIFVHWYAGRSKTEVATSLGVDPKTVRKYLRPAERSGIVPGGPPMAEEDWSKLIKGWFPEMTDRRLRQITWGEIDPHRDFVKDLLGTVNMSTIHQRLRDERGLTVSVATFRRWVRATMPEQADRARVTVLREEVEPGSEAQIDYGFLGQWINPRTGKRHRVWAFVMVLPCSRHMFVRPVLSMDQHAWTEAHVAAFDFFGGVPRRLVPDNLKTGVDKPDLYDPKINRAYAELAAHYGTLVDPARAVKPKDKPRVERQMPYIRDSWWAGREFVSLEHMQAEAVEWARNVAGRRECRPLGGASPVSVFEAVEAQMLLPLPQSRFTLARWSTATVGPDIHIKAGRTLYSVPWKLIGRRVDVRSTATMVQVFLDGELVKTHAALEQGKRTDKNDYPPEKIAFQMRTPVWCRTQASEVGDACRELIDGLLEVNALYRLRAAQGVLGLRKKYGDHRLEAACAKAIAVGDPSYRTVKGILVAGTETDPEPETGDAGAAAFLHGPARLFAADTTTDANDAELDDQVHDAREDAR, from the coding sequence GTGGTCGACATCACCGAGATCTTCGTCCACTGGTACGCGGGACGGTCCAAGACCGAGGTCGCGACGTCGCTGGGGGTGGACCCGAAGACGGTGAGGAAGTACCTGCGGCCGGCCGAGCGGTCCGGAATCGTGCCGGGCGGCCCGCCGATGGCCGAGGAGGACTGGTCCAAGCTCATCAAGGGCTGGTTCCCGGAGATGACCGACCGCAGGCTGCGGCAGATCACCTGGGGCGAGATCGATCCGCACCGCGACTTCGTCAAGGACCTGCTGGGCACGGTCAACATGTCCACGATCCACCAGCGGCTTCGCGACGAGCGCGGTCTGACGGTGTCGGTGGCCACCTTCCGGCGCTGGGTCCGGGCCACGATGCCCGAACAGGCCGACCGGGCGCGCGTCACGGTGCTGCGAGAGGAGGTCGAGCCGGGTTCCGAGGCCCAGATCGACTACGGGTTCCTCGGGCAGTGGATCAATCCCCGCACGGGCAAACGCCACCGCGTCTGGGCGTTCGTCATGGTGCTGCCCTGCTCGCGGCACATGTTCGTGCGCCCGGTGCTGAGCATGGACCAGCACGCCTGGACCGAGGCCCACGTCGCAGCGTTCGACTTCTTCGGCGGTGTCCCGCGGCGGCTGGTGCCGGACAACTTGAAAACCGGCGTCGACAAACCCGACCTCTACGACCCGAAGATCAATCGTGCCTACGCCGAACTGGCCGCGCACTACGGGACGTTGGTGGACCCGGCTCGCGCTGTCAAACCGAAGGACAAGCCGCGGGTTGAGCGCCAGATGCCCTACATCAGGGACTCCTGGTGGGCCGGGCGGGAGTTCGTCTCACTCGAACACATGCAGGCCGAGGCTGTGGAATGGGCCCGGAACGTGGCCGGCCGCCGCGAGTGCCGGCCGTTGGGCGGTGCCTCGCCGGTCTCGGTGTTCGAAGCGGTCGAGGCCCAGATGCTGCTGCCGCTGCCGCAGTCCCGGTTCACCCTCGCGCGCTGGTCGACCGCCACGGTCGGCCCCGACATCCACATCAAGGCCGGCCGCACCTTGTATTCGGTGCCGTGGAAGCTGATCGGCCGGCGTGTTGACGTCCGCTCGACCGCGACGATGGTGCAGGTGTTCCTGGACGGGGAACTGGTCAAGACGCATGCCGCACTCGAACAGGGCAAACGCACCGACAAGAACGACTACCCGCCGGAGAAGATCGCGTTCCAGATGCGGACCCCGGTCTGGTGCCGCACCCAGGCATCCGAGGTCGGCGACGCCTGCCGAGAGCTGATCGACGGGCTCCTGGAGGTCAACGCGCTCTATCGGCTCCGGGCCGCCCAAGGGGTCCTCGGCCTGCGGAAGAAGTACGGGGACCACAGACTGGAGGCGGCCTGCGCGAAAGCGATCGCCGTCGGCGACCCTTCGTATCGGACGGTCAAGGGCATCCTGGTCGCCGGCACTGAGACCGATCCCGAGCCGGAGACCGGCGACGCGGGTGCCGCCGCCTTCCTGCACGGCCCGGCCCGGCTGTTCGCCGCCGACACGACGACCGACGCGAACGACGCCGAACTCGACGACCAGGTCCACGACGCGCGGGAGGACGCCCGATGA